A region of Massilia sp. WG5 DNA encodes the following proteins:
- a CDS encoding questin oxidase family protein, which translates to MSDTCRELLAQSRHYAPLYGNRLANHLPMAVVALDRLGADAGILRRFAAGYARKLLPGAASGSALDPHDYLGSSGDYPRFVNFFQDRIREAGFDAVLHDWVPVLMPGLAASAFHALIRLAYAIEGGIEDEIACALAYWAGEYASLPLSLEPSDGTLEQIAGRLHDRVAEHVFKPGIIIDRMLEIAWDPALAGAVLQPAAPPPLCEIARFALQAYARREDFTLLHIVTGCHAFRIVQPYAGDKPLARRYLWQAALAAWLTVVIGRGDPAQAAEQAGAGEGEIMARAILSSDDHVIKLCYSALCEYREYGDPAYLLVAARKLALDV; encoded by the coding sequence GTGTCCGACACATGCCGTGAACTGCTGGCGCAATCGCGCCACTACGCGCCGCTGTACGGTAACCGGCTGGCCAACCACCTGCCGATGGCGGTGGTGGCGCTCGACCGGCTCGGCGCCGATGCCGGCATCCTGCGCCGCTTCGCCGCCGGCTATGCCCGCAAGCTGCTGCCCGGCGCGGCGTCGGGCAGCGCGCTCGATCCGCACGACTACCTGGGCAGCAGTGGCGACTATCCCCGCTTCGTGAATTTCTTCCAGGATCGCATCCGCGAGGCGGGCTTTGATGCCGTGCTGCATGACTGGGTGCCGGTCCTGATGCCGGGCCTGGCGGCATCCGCCTTCCATGCCCTGATCCGCCTGGCCTATGCGATCGAGGGCGGGATCGAGGACGAGATCGCGTGCGCACTGGCCTACTGGGCCGGCGAATATGCGAGCCTGCCGCTGTCGCTGGAACCGTCCGACGGCACCCTGGAGCAGATCGCCGGGCGCCTGCACGACAGGGTGGCGGAGCATGTGTTCAAACCCGGCATCATCATCGACCGGATGCTCGAGATCGCCTGGGACCCGGCGCTGGCGGGCGCGGTGCTGCAGCCGGCCGCGCCGCCGCCGCTGTGCGAGATCGCCCGCTTCGCCCTGCAGGCATACGCGCGGCGCGAAGACTTCACCCTGCTGCACATCGTCACCGGCTGCCACGCCTTTCGCATCGTGCAGCCGTATGCCGGCGACAAGCCGCTGGCGCGGCGCTACCTGTGGCAGGCGGCGCTGGCGGCCTGGCTGACGGTCGTGATCGGCCGGGGCGACCCGGCGCAGGCCGCTGAGCAGGCCGGCGCCGGCGAAGGCGAGATCATGGCGCGCGCCATCCTGTCCAGCGACGACCACGTCATCAAACTCTGCTATTCCGCACTGTGCGAGTACCGGGAATACGGCGACCCGGCCTATTTGCTTGTGGCCGCGCGCAAGCTGGCGCTTGATGTGTAG